The following is a genomic window from Paenibacillus antri.
CGCCATGTTTTTACCCATTGTGATTTACTTCCTTATTTTCGCTTACCTTCCGATGACGGGCATCGTCCTTGCTTTCAAGGAATACAACTACCAGGGCGGCATATGGGGAAGCCCTTGGGCCGGTTGGTCCAACTTCGAATACTTCTTCAAGTCGGGCAAGGCTTGGATCGTGACGAAGAATACAGTCGCTTACAATGTCGTGTTCTTGGCGTTGTATACGTTCTTCTCGATCGCGGTGGCCATATTCATCGCCGAGATGCGGGGCAAGTGGTTCAAGAAGACGGCGCAATCGTTCATGCTGCTGCCGTACTTCATCTCTTGGGTCATCGTCGGCGCATTCGTTTATAACCTGTTCAACTACGAGTTCGGCGTCGTCAATTCGGTGATCGAGTGGTTCGGGGGCGATCCGGTCGATATTTACGGAACGCCGAGCTACTGGTATTTCCTGCTCCCGTTCTTTTATTTGTGGAAGTGGGTCGGGTTCGGCAGCATCCTGTATTTGGCCGCGATCATGGGCATCGACCAGGAGTGCTATGAGGCGGCCATCATGGACGGAGCGACGATCTTCCAGAAAATTTACTATATCACGCTTCCGCTCCTGATGCCGACGATGGTCATTCTGGTGCTGCTCGCTCTCGGGCGGGTCATGCGTGGGGAATTCGAAATGTTCTACCAGCTGATCGGCAACAACGCGATGCTGTTGGACTCGACCGATATCGTGGATACGCTCGTGTTCCGGTCGCTTGTCGGGATGCCGGACTTCGGTCTCGCTTCTTCCGCCGGCTTCTACCAATCCGTGCTCTGCTTCGTCATCATTCTGGCCGCGAACGGAGCGGTGAAGCTGTATAACAAAGATTATTCGCTATTCTAAGCCATCGGGTACGACGGAGGCATGACCATGAAAATCAAATCTACGCTGGATGTAAAAATTTTCAATACGATCTCTTATTCGGTCGTCGGTTTTTTCGGAATCATCACGCTGCTACCGTTCGTCATCCTGCTGTCCGGCTCGTTCACCTCGGAGGATTCGATTCTCCAGAACGGTTACTCGATCTTTCCTAAGGATTTCTCTTTCGAAGCCTACAAGCTGGTGTTTCGCGAGCCGGACGCGATCTTGAACGCCTATATCGTGACGCTGTCGGTTACGATCCTCGGTACGATCCTGGCTCTGTTCTTCTCCGCGATGGCAGCCTACGTGCTGTACCGCAAAGAAGTGAAGTACCGCAATAAGATGTCGTTCTTCCTGTATTTCACGACGCTGTTCAACGGCGGGCTCGCTTCCTTCTACGTCATCATTAACAATACCCTTCATTTGGATAACACGTTTCTGATTTTGGTGCTCGTGCATATGTTCAGCGTCATCCACGTTCTCATCCTGCGAAGCTTCATGCAGGGCTCCTTGCACGATTCTTTGCTGGAGTCCGCCAAGATCGACGGCGCCGGGGATTTCGAGATGTTCCTGCGCATCGTGCTGCCGCTCAGCAAGCCGGCTCTGGCGACGATCGGCTTGTTCACGGCGCTCGGGTACTGGAACGATTGGTGGACGCCGATGCTGTTCATCGAGAACGAGAAGCTGTATCCGATGCAATACGTGCTGTTCCGCGTCATGTCCACCGCCGAGATGACTTCCGCCATTTTGAATACGTCCTATACGGTAGAACTGCCGAAGGAGTCGCTGAAGCTGGCGCTCACGGTCGTGTCCACGGGACCGATCATTCTGGCCTACCCGCTGGCCCAGAGGTATTTCGTCCAGGGACTCATGATCGGCGCGGTCAAAGGTTGAACGGAATGGGTGCAGGAGCGGGCAAACCATGGTGCCTCGCTCTTGACATACAGCCTGCGTCATCCATACGATGATGGGCAGGCCACGAAATAGGAAATAAGACAATTCGTAGGAGGGTACTCGATGGCAAGAGTGAAAAGGGGAATGGGGCTCGCAATCGTTCTGGCGATGCTCCTCGCGACGGCGTTGGCCGGTTGCAGCAACACCAATGACGGAGAGGCGACAAGCGAAAGTCCGTCGTCGCCTACGTCGACGGATTCGGCGACGGGCGAGTCGTCTGCGTCCGAGACGCCGGCGGCCGAACCGGCGATCGACACGTCGAAAGAAGTGAATTTGAAAGGATATTTGCTCGGCCAGGCTCCGAAGGGATTGCCGGACGTCATGACGGAGCTGAATACGCGGCTCAAGAAGGACATTAACGCGACGCTCGAAGTCGATTATATCAGCTTTAGCGAGCTCGACGCCAAATATCCGCTCATTCTGACGAACAACGACGGCACGGATTGGATCTTCTCCGCCAACTGGGTGAATTATGTCCAGCATGCGACCAAAGGCGCGTTCATGGAATTGACCGAAGAGATGATCCAGAAATATATGCCGAGATACTATGCTTCGATCGACAAACAAGGACTCGAGGCTGCGAAAATCAACGGCAAAATCTACATGCTGCCGGCGCCGGCGCGTTCGCCTGCGATCCCGATCGCCGTGATCCGCGGAGACTTGCGCAAGAAATACGGCATTCCGGAGATCAAACATGTGTCCGAATTGGGGCCGTACTTCGAGGCGCTCAAGAAGAACGAACCGGACATGATTCCCGCCGCGCTCAGTTCGACGAACTCCGACATGCAGGGTCTCTTCTACCAGATGGTTCAAGAACAGGGCCAGGCCCAGATCCAGTTGATCAATGGAACCGGCGCGGCATACTCCTTGGAAGACCCTACGGCGAAATTGCTCTATTTCGACGAAGAACCGCTCAAATCCAAAATGCTGAAATCCGCGAACACCATGAAACAGTGGTATGACGCCGGGTATATCAACAAGAACTACTTCTCCAACAAGACGGGCAGCTCGACCGCCTTCGGCCAAGGGACGTCCGGCCTCGGGCTCTCCAACACGATCGCGATTCGCCAAACCTTGGATCAAGCGAAGGCCAACGGATGGGAAGTCGAGATCATCCCGTTCGTGGATGCCGAAGGCAAAGTCATCGCCAGCGAATGGACGGGCGGCGGGATTTCCTTGCCGGCCGGAGCCGCTAACCCGGAACGCACGCTCATGGCCATGGATCTGATCATCTCCGAGCAATCTTACAATTATCTTGTGTATTTCGGCATCGAAGGCAAGCACTACGTCATTAATGCCGACGGCCGATACGAGCTGCCGGCGGGCGTGACGCCCGAAACGAACGAATACGCGCCGGACGCGGCAGGATTCTGGTTCACCGACCTGCGCCAATTCCCGGCTTACGCTTCCTGGAGCGAGGATTACATCGCATTGCTCAAGGACATTCAGGAGAACATTCTGTTCCAAAGTCCTCTATCCGGCTTGAGTCTAAACTACGAAACGCTGAAGACCGAAGTGGCGTCGCTCACCAACGCCCGGACGCAATATTTCGTGCCGTTCATGATGGGCTCGGTCAAGAACGTGGATGAAGCGTTCAACACCTTCATGGAACAGGCGAGAGTCGCGGGCTTAGAGAAGATCAAGGACGAAGCGCAGAAGCAGATCGACGCGTTCTTGCAGCAGAAGCAGTAGAGCCATATTCACGATTTTCGAAGGCCGTCGCTCCCAGCGACGGCCTTCACGCGTGTGCGCTATGAAACCATTGTGAACGGGAAAACCTCCCTCTAATTTCGCCGAATGCCCCGGTTTGGACCGCTTTACAGGGAAAACCTCCCTCTAAACTGACGATTCAGGCCGAATATGTGCCGAAATCGCTAGATTAGAAGGAGGTTTTCCGTCTAAAGGGGGGCCATCGACGGTCGCGGCACAATTAGTGGGAGGATCGGGCTTCCGGCCGTCCATGAAGCTATATGGCGAACGAGGCGCGATGTTCCTCGAAGGCAACGCCATCGTCCATCGGTCGGTGCCCGGCATCGCGCCTCCGCCGCCGCCGAGCGCCGTCTCCGTCGAGGGCGGCAACGACCCGCGCGCGATTTCGCACGAGAACTATCGCCGCCAGCTGAGGACGTCCTGCTCGCGATCGACGCCGGCCGACCGTCCGGTTGATCGAAGCCATCCGCGAATCCTCCCGCGCGGGCCGCGAAATCCGGCTCGACGTATAAGGACCGAGCCCTCGGGTGCGGCCCTTTTCGCGATTAGACGCTCTGCGGTCGCTGCAGGTTGGGTCTCAGGCATAACCAGAGCAACTCCTCCGTCATCGAACTTCCTCCCGCGGCAACGTTGAAGCGGAAGCAATATTCATCAAGATACGACTGAATCGATGCGGCACCATCTTTTCCTCGGTTTCACTTTTTTCGCGTCGCTTTGGAGAGATATCGGTTCGTTGCGAGGTCCTTGATTGTACCTGTCATGCACCTTGAAGCATTGGTGAGAAGGGTTGAGCCTGTAAGGGGAGCTGAGTGGGGGGGAGGGCTGTCGGGAGAGAGAAGAAGGAGGGGATAGCTGAGCGAAGGGAAGTCGGGGAGAAGGAGCTGCGGGAGACGAATGGAGAGCGCGGGGGGAAGAGAACGCATTGGCATCGCCGGGCGCGGCATGATACGATTGGAGTACGAACGAGCGGGGGAGCTTCGGATGCGACAGAGCGAAGGGATTCTAGTATTCGTATACGGTACGCTGCTGCAGGGCGAAGCGAACGATCGGTGGCTTCGGGACGCGCGGCGGGTGGCGCCCGAGGCGGTCGCCCCAGGAACATTATACGATACGGGGCGCGGATATCCTGCGATGACGACGGCGGGGCGAGAGAGCGAATCGACGGTTCTCGGAGAGCTGTACGCCATCGATGAGCAGACGCTGCAGGCGCTTGACGAGCTGGAGGACTTCTACGGTTCGGGCGACCCGCGCAACGAGTACGAACGGGTACGGAGCGTCGTGCGGACGGAGCATGGCGCGTCGGAGGCATGGACCTACGTGTACGAGCGAGTCCCGACCGGCTGCACGCACATCCCGACGGGGGATTGGCGGCGGTACCGGCGCGAACTACAAGAAAGGCCGCTCCGCGATCGCTAGAGCAGCCCTTCCCTTTTTCCAAACGTTAATGGCCCGACGGCGACGCGAGACCGACTTTGTCGACGAGCAGGCGGCTTTCTTCGTTCAAGCTTTCGATGCGGACGTCTTTGCCGAGCTGTCGATACTTCTGAACGACTTTGGCGATCGCGGTGACGGCGGAATGATCCCAGACGTGCATATGTCGGAAGTCGACGATGATGCGGTCCGGGTCGTTCTTCGCGTCGAACGCTTCGACGAACGCCGACGTCGTGCCGAAGAACAGCTGTCCTTGAAGCGTATACCGCTTGGCGCCGTTCGGCGCGAGCTCGGTGCGGACGTCGATCTTCGAGGCGATGCGCCAGCCGAAGATCAAGGCGCTGAGGACGACGCCGACGCCGACGCCGAGCGCGAGGTTATGCGTGTAGACGGTCACCGCGACGGTGGCGAGCATGACGACGGTGTCCGGAACGGGAATCTTCTTCATCCCGGACACGGATTTCCAGTCGAAGGTGCTGATCGATACCATGATCATGACGCCGACGAGGGCGGCCATCGGGATGCGGGCGACGACGTCGCCGAGCACGAGAATCAAGAACAAGAGGAAGACGCCCGCGACCAGCGTGGATAACCGTCCGCGCCCGCCCGACTTGACGTTGATGACGGATTGGCCGATCATGGCGCACCCCGCCATGCCGCCGAAGAAGCCGGTGATCGTATTGGCGATGCCTTGACCGCGGATTTCGCGGTTCTTATCGCTCTTGGTTTCGGTGAATTCGTCGACGATGGTGGCCGTCATGAGCGACTCCAGGATACCGACGAACGCCAGCGGAATCGCGTATGGCAAGACGATCATCAACGTCTCGAGCGTGAACGGCACCGCAGGCAGGTGGAACAGCGGGAACGCGGTCGGCAGCTGGCCCATGTCGCCTACTGTGTTTACATGGAAACCGGCAGTAATGGTTACAATAGTTACCACGATGATAGCCACGAGAGCGGACGGGACGGCTTTCGTGACGCGCGGAAGCCCGTAGATGATCGCGAGCGTCACGCCGACGAGCGCGTACATGATCCAAGACTGTCCCTGAAAATGAACCAGCTGCGCCATAAAGATCAAGATGGCCAGCGCGTTCACGAACCCGATGACGACCGAGTGCGGGATGAACGTCAGGAATCTGCCGAGCTTCAGCAGGCCGAGGATGATCTGGATGATGCCGGTGACGACGGTGGCGGCCAATAGGTATTCGAGTCCGTGATCTTTGACGAGGGTCACCATGAGCAGCGCCATGGCGCCCGTCGCCGCGGAGATCATGCCGGGCCGTCCGCCGGCGAAGGCGATGACGACCGCGATCGCGAAGGAGGCGTACAAGCCGACCATCGGATCGACGCCCGCGATGATCGAGAAGGCGATGGCTTCCGGAATGAGCGCCAACGCGACGGTGATGCCGGACAAGACGTCCATGCGCACGTTCGAAAACCAGGTTTCTTTCAGTTGCGATGCATTCAACAGCGAAGTCCTCTCTTTCTTCTAGGTTGTTGTGTGGCCTCCCACTCTCAGGTCGGCCGGGTCCGGTAGTAACAAAGGTTTATTATACATATGGAATTATGAGATGAATAGACTTTTCCAACTATTTTCGCCCCGGCACTACAACTGCAGGTCAGAAAGAAGTATAATGGAAACGTTTGTATCCTTCATTTAGCCGCCAATCGGGCTTTACCGCCCTAAAAATATGATTATAAAGGAAGCAAAGCATGAATCTAATCGCAGAAAGCAAACCGGAATCGACGAAGTCGTCGAAGAAGCGGCGCACGCCTTACGTGCAGATCTTCGCGCTCGGCGGCTTGGACGAAATCGGGAAGAACATGTACGCGATCCAATACGGACGCGAAATTCTCGTCATCGACGCGGGGGTGAAGTTCCCGGGACCGGATATGCCGGGCGTCGACTACATCATTCCGAACATTCGGTATTTGGTCGAGAACAAAGAGATGGTCAAAGCGATCATCCTGACGCACGGCCACGAAGATCACATCGGAGGGCTTCCCTTCGTGCTTCAACAGCTGAAGGTGCCGATCTACGGCGCGTCGCTGACGATCGGCTTCGTTCGCGCGAAGCTGGAGGAGCATCACCTCGCGAAGTCGACCGAGCTGAACATCATCGACGAGAATTCGACGATCCGGTTCGGTTCGATGAGCGTCGAGTTTTTCCGCACGCACCACAGTATTCCGGACTCTTTGGGCATCGTCGTGCAAACCCCGCAGGGCAACATCGTGCATACGGGCGACTTCAAGTTCGATATGACGCCGGTGGACAAGCCTACGGATTGGGGACGGCTCGCGGAGATCGGCCGCAAGGGCGTCCTGGCGCTGCTCGCGGACAGCACGAACAGCGAGAAGCCGGGGTACACGCCGTCCGAGAAGACGGTCGGGAACGCCATTAAGGAGACGTTCGTCGGGTGCCGCGGCCGAATCTTGTTCGCGACGTTCGCTTCGAACGTGCACCGTCTGCAGCAGGTCGTGGAAGCGGCCGAGGCGACGGGCCGGCGCATCGCGATCATCGGGCGAAGCATGGAGCGCGCGTTCCGCATCGGGCAAGAGCTCGGGTACATTCGTCTGGGCAAGGAGACGTTGATCGACGTCAATCAGATCGACCGTCACCCGGACCACAGCATCTGCATCATCTGCACCGGCAGCCAAGGCGAGCCGAACGCCGCGCTGACGCGCATCGCCAACGGCTCGCATCAGAAAGTGGCCATCTACCCGGACGACACGATCATTTTCTCGGCGTCGCCGATTCCGGGCAACACGCAAAACGTGAATCGCAGCATCGACCGTCTTCTCCGCGCGGGCGCGGAGGTCATCTCCGGTTCGATCATGGACATTCACGCGTCGGGTCACGGCTGCCGCGAAGACCTGAAGCTGATGCATTCGTTCCTGCGTCCGACGTATTTCATGCCGATCCACGGCGAGCATCGGATGTTGGTCACGCACGGCATGCTGGCGGAGGAAATCGGCATGGACCGCGCGAACATCTTCGTCATGGACAACGGGCAGACGCTCAACGTCTCGCGGCGGATGGCGCGCCTCGGCAAGCCGATCCACGCGGGCGCCGTGTTGGTCAAGGGCGGCACGATCAGCGAATGGGAAAGCTCGGTGACGGAGGAACGCCGCCAACTGGCGGACAGCGGCGTCATTATCGTCAACGTCGTCGTCGATTCGTCGCAGAACAAGATGCTGGCGGGACCGGATCTCGTCACGAGAGGGTTTATCTACGTGCGCGAGGCGGGCGATATTATTTCGCAGGCGACGCGCGTGCTGAAGCGTTCCGTGGCGAAGCTGCAGAAGAAGGAGAAGTTCCATCGCAGAGGCTGGGAGGAATCGATCTCCAAGACGTTGTCTTCGTATTTCGAGACGACGATGGGGCGTTCTCCGCTCGTTCTGCCGGTGTTGATGGACGTGAAGGGCAAGCGGGAAGCCGTTGCGAAGGAGCCTAAGGAAACGGTCATCGAAGCGTAAGAAACATAGAATTCAGGCATCGCTCGCCGTCGGTCGACGGCGGGCGTTTTGTCGTTGCGGTTGACCCCCGGGCATCGTTGCAATACAATGAGAGTAATATTCTCAATAATGATAACGATACATGGAATAGGGGGGACCATTCATGTCGGAGCAAAAGGCGGACCTGATTCTTCATCCCGTACGCATGCGCATCATCCAGTGCCTGATCGGCGGCGCGCCGAAGACGGCCCAGCAGCTGCAGGAGCTGCTGCCCGACGTGCCGCAGGCGACGCTGTACCGGCACCTGAAGAAGCTCAGCGACGCGAATATGCTCGCGATCGCCGAGGAACGGCCGAACCGGGGCACGGTAGAGCGGTGGTATACGCTTCCCGAGCGGGCGGCCGAGCTGACGGCGGACGATCTAAGGGCGGCGTCTCCGGAGGATCACCTAGCCTTCTTTATGAAGTTCGCATCGCACTTGATCGGGCAATACGGACGATACGTACGCAAGCCCGGGCTCGACTTGCTCGCGGACGGCGTCTCGTATCGGCAGATCGCGCTGCAGCTGAGCGACGAGGAGCATCTGCGGCTGCTCGCTTCGATCCGCGAGCTGTTCGCCGAGGCGGCTCGCAACGAACCTTCGCCGGAGCGGAGAAACCGGTTGTATTCGGTCATCGCCTTTCCGGAATAACCGAAAAAAAGAGCGGGGCGGGGATTTACCTCGCCTCGCTCTTCCATGCATTCAGCCATCGGGAGACGGCCGCCGTCAGCTCCGGTTCGATCGGACGCTTGACTTGGTTCTTGTAGTCCTTCAAGATGACGCTGAATCGCAGATCTTTGTCCGTCTTTCGGAGCAGGTGCGTCATATCCTCGATCACGAGCGTCTCGCACGGCCCTTGGACCAGATCGCGGATGCCGTTCACGTCGTCCTTCTTCACTTGGACGTCCTTATCGCCGACGATCGCGAACACGGGGCAGGCGATCTCGCGAAGAGGAATCCGCACGTCGTACCGCTCGTGGTCGCGCTGCCACTTGGCGTTGATCTTCTTGCCCTTGTATTTGACGACGGGGGCGTCGGAGCTGCGGATGGCCGCGATCATCTCGTCGTTCATCTTCACGATCTTGTTCTCGACCTTGAGCAGACGCACGAGCCAGCCGGAGAAGCCCTTCATCGTGCGCAGCTCCTCGTACATCTGCTCTCGCTGCCAGGCCGTCGTGTCCGGCAGCGGCTCGGCGGTCGGCGCGAGCAGGATCATGCCTTGAACCGGAAGGCGAACGTTGACCGCCGGGGCGACCATGCTGCCTTCGCTGTGGCCGAGCAGCACGATGCGCTCTTGATCGAGCTCCGAGCGGGACTTCGCGTACCGTACCGCGGCTTCCGCGTCGTCGACGAGGTCGAAGAAGCCCGCTTCGAGGAAGCTTCCGCCGCTTCGGCCGACGCCCCGCTTGTCGTAGCGCAGCGTCGCGAAGCCGAGCGAGGCGATATGATCGCTTAGCTCCTTGAAGGCGTTGATGCGCAGCTGCTTCGAGTTTTCGTCGCGGTCGAGGTCGCCGCTGCCGTGCACCATGACGACGACGGGAACCTTCGAATCGTTCGAGACGCCGGCCGGGAGCGTCAACGTCGCGGCGAGAGGGTAAGCCGCGGGAATGGTCACTTCTTGTTCATGGAAGCTCGGGTTCATGAGGGGACATCCTTTTCGATAGGAAATAAGTTCGGTATTGATTATATTATCATTATTGATAATAAACAAACGATTGTCAAGCGCCGGAGGGAATGGAATGGGGATGTTACGTCGGTTTTTTTCGTATTATCGGCCTTATAAAACGTTGTTCTTCGTCGATTTCTCCTGCGCGGTCGTCGCGGCGGTGCTGGAGCTTGGGTTTCCGCTCGCGGTCAATCAGGTCGTCGACCGGCTGCTGCCCAGCGGGAATTGGCAGGTTATTTTCTGGGCGTGCCTCGGACTGCTTGCGCTGTATTTGATCTCGATGTTCTTGAACTTCATTGTGATCTACTGGGGACATAAGCTCGGCATCAACATCGAGACGGACATGCGCAAGGCGCTGTACGCGCATATGCAGAAGCTGTCGTTCCGATTTTTCGACAACAACAAGACCGGGCATATGATTTCCCGTCTGACGACGGACTTGTTCGAGATCGGCGAGGTCGCGCATCACGGGCCCGAGGATTTGTTCATCGCGATCATGACGCTGATGGGCGCTTTCGTGCTTATG
Proteins encoded in this region:
- a CDS encoding ABC transporter permease, with product MFLPIVIYFLIFAYLPMTGIVLAFKEYNYQGGIWGSPWAGWSNFEYFFKSGKAWIVTKNTVAYNVVFLALYTFFSIAVAIFIAEMRGKWFKKTAQSFMLLPYFISWVIVGAFVYNLFNYEFGVVNSVIEWFGGDPVDIYGTPSYWYFLLPFFYLWKWVGFGSILYLAAIMGIDQECYEAAIMDGATIFQKIYYITLPLLMPTMVILVLLALGRVMRGEFEMFYQLIGNNAMLLDSTDIVDTLVFRSLVGMPDFGLASSAGFYQSVLCFVIILAANGAVKLYNKDYSLF
- a CDS encoding carbohydrate ABC transporter permease; the encoded protein is MKIKSTLDVKIFNTISYSVVGFFGIITLLPFVILLSGSFTSEDSILQNGYSIFPKDFSFEAYKLVFREPDAILNAYIVTLSVTILGTILALFFSAMAAYVLYRKEVKYRNKMSFFLYFTTLFNGGLASFYVIINNTLHLDNTFLILVLVHMFSVIHVLILRSFMQGSLHDSLLESAKIDGAGDFEMFLRIVLPLSKPALATIGLFTALGYWNDWWTPMLFIENEKLYPMQYVLFRVMSTAEMTSAILNTSYTVELPKESLKLALTVVSTGPIILAYPLAQRYFVQGLMIGAVKG
- a CDS encoding DUF3502 domain-containing protein yields the protein MARVKRGMGLAIVLAMLLATALAGCSNTNDGEATSESPSSPTSTDSATGESSASETPAAEPAIDTSKEVNLKGYLLGQAPKGLPDVMTELNTRLKKDINATLEVDYISFSELDAKYPLILTNNDGTDWIFSANWVNYVQHATKGAFMELTEEMIQKYMPRYYASIDKQGLEAAKINGKIYMLPAPARSPAIPIAVIRGDLRKKYGIPEIKHVSELGPYFEALKKNEPDMIPAALSSTNSDMQGLFYQMVQEQGQAQIQLINGTGAAYSLEDPTAKLLYFDEEPLKSKMLKSANTMKQWYDAGYINKNYFSNKTGSSTAFGQGTSGLGLSNTIAIRQTLDQAKANGWEVEIIPFVDAEGKVIASEWTGGGISLPAGAANPERTLMAMDLIISEQSYNYLVYFGIEGKHYVINADGRYELPAGVTPETNEYAPDAAGFWFTDLRQFPAYASWSEDYIALLKDIQENILFQSPLSGLSLNYETLKTEVASLTNARTQYFVPFMMGSVKNVDEAFNTFMEQARVAGLEKIKDEAQKQIDAFLQQKQ
- a CDS encoding gamma-glutamylcyclotransferase family protein; translation: MESAGGRERIGIAGRGMIRLEYERAGELRMRQSEGILVFVYGTLLQGEANDRWLRDARRVAPEAVAPGTLYDTGRGYPAMTTAGRESESTVLGELYAIDEQTLQALDELEDFYGSGDPRNEYERVRSVVRTEHGASEAWTYVYERVPTGCTHIPTGDWRRYRRELQERPLRDR
- a CDS encoding SulP family inorganic anion transporter, which codes for MNASQLKETWFSNVRMDVLSGITVALALIPEAIAFSIIAGVDPMVGLYASFAIAVVIAFAGGRPGMISAATGAMALLMVTLVKDHGLEYLLAATVVTGIIQIILGLLKLGRFLTFIPHSVVIGFVNALAILIFMAQLVHFQGQSWIMYALVGVTLAIIYGLPRVTKAVPSALVAIIVVTIVTITAGFHVNTVGDMGQLPTAFPLFHLPAVPFTLETLMIVLPYAIPLAFVGILESLMTATIVDEFTETKSDKNREIRGQGIANTITGFFGGMAGCAMIGQSVINVKSGGRGRLSTLVAGVFLLFLILVLGDVVARIPMAALVGVMIMVSISTFDWKSVSGMKKIPVPDTVVMLATVAVTVYTHNLALGVGVGVVLSALIFGWRIASKIDVRTELAPNGAKRYTLQGQLFFGTTSAFVEAFDAKNDPDRIIVDFRHMHVWDHSAVTAIAKVVQKYRQLGKDVRIESLNEESRLLVDKVGLASPSGH
- a CDS encoding ribonuclease J — translated: MNLIAESKPESTKSSKKRRTPYVQIFALGGLDEIGKNMYAIQYGREILVIDAGVKFPGPDMPGVDYIIPNIRYLVENKEMVKAIILTHGHEDHIGGLPFVLQQLKVPIYGASLTIGFVRAKLEEHHLAKSTELNIIDENSTIRFGSMSVEFFRTHHSIPDSLGIVVQTPQGNIVHTGDFKFDMTPVDKPTDWGRLAEIGRKGVLALLADSTNSEKPGYTPSEKTVGNAIKETFVGCRGRILFATFASNVHRLQQVVEAAEATGRRIAIIGRSMERAFRIGQELGYIRLGKETLIDVNQIDRHPDHSICIICTGSQGEPNAALTRIANGSHQKVAIYPDDTIIFSASPIPGNTQNVNRSIDRLLRAGAEVISGSIMDIHASGHGCREDLKLMHSFLRPTYFMPIHGEHRMLVTHGMLAEEIGMDRANIFVMDNGQTLNVSRRMARLGKPIHAGAVLVKGGTISEWESSVTEERRQLADSGVIIVNVVVDSSQNKMLAGPDLVTRGFIYVREAGDIISQATRVLKRSVAKLQKKEKFHRRGWEESISKTLSSYFETTMGRSPLVLPVLMDVKGKREAVAKEPKETVIEA
- a CDS encoding helix-turn-helix domain-containing protein is translated as MSEQKADLILHPVRMRIIQCLIGGAPKTAQQLQELLPDVPQATLYRHLKKLSDANMLAIAEERPNRGTVERWYTLPERAAELTADDLRAASPEDHLAFFMKFASHLIGQYGRYVRKPGLDLLADGVSYRQIALQLSDEEHLRLLASIRELFAEAARNEPSPERRNRLYSVIAFPE
- a CDS encoding alpha/beta hydrolase family protein, with amino-acid sequence MNPSFHEQEVTIPAAYPLAATLTLPAGVSNDSKVPVVVMVHGSGDLDRDENSKQLRINAFKELSDHIASLGFATLRYDKRGVGRSGGSFLEAGFFDLVDDAEAAVRYAKSRSELDQERIVLLGHSEGSMVAPAVNVRLPVQGMILLAPTAEPLPDTTAWQREQMYEELRTMKGFSGWLVRLLKVENKIVKMNDEMIAAIRSSDAPVVKYKGKKINAKWQRDHERYDVRIPLREIACPVFAIVGDKDVQVKKDDVNGIRDLVQGPCETLVIEDMTHLLRKTDKDLRFSVILKDYKNQVKRPIEPELTAAVSRWLNAWKSEAR